CAACTTGCGCCGTTCGTCGCTGTTTCCGCCTCGAACCGACGTCATGCTACCTCCGAAAACTTTCCAGGATAGCGTGGCACTCGTTACGGGCGGTGGAACGGGTCTGGGCAAGGCAATGAGCACGACGCTCTCCACGCTAGGCGCTACCGTAGCGATCATGAGCAGGCAAGGACTAGCAAAGGCAGAATCAACGTGCGCTTGTGTCTCTTTTAGAAAACTAGACGTTTTGGAAAAAACGGCCGAGGAAATTTCGTCAAAGACGGGAAACAAAGTTGAAATATTTATTGCTTTAAATAAATTTCAAAACACGTGTCTTCTTTTGCAGGTTTATCCTTTTCAGGTGGACGTTCGTGATCCAAAGGCAATTGCCTCTGCAGTGGATAGGCTCGTGGATGCCGTCGGTCTGCCGAGTGTCGTGATCAACAATGCCGCCGGCAATTTCGTGTCGCCCACCGAACGTCTCTCTCCGAACGCTGTCAAGACCGTCCTCGAAATCGTGCTCCACGGAACGGCGTACGTTACACTGGACGTTGGAAAGCGTCTTATTAAGGCTGGACAAGGTAATTTCAATACAAGTACATTTAGACTATAGACGTTGATGTTATGACTGTGATTTAGGTGCTTCTTTCTTATCGATTATTGCTACCTATACGACATCTGGATCCGGTTTTGTTGTGCCGTCTGCCGCTGGTAAAGCGGGCGTTGAAGCTCTTACCAAGTGCTTGTAGAAGGAGAGAGATATGCTCTGTTATATCTTTCTCATTTTGAGGTCGTTGGCTTCCGAATGGGGTCGTTACGGTATGAGATTCAACTGCATTGCACCCGGTCCTATCATTACTAAAGTAGGAAGTCAAATTTATTGTAAATTGATTGCACGTTGCTTCTGTTTTGTAGGGAGCATTCAGTCGACTTGATCCAACGGGAGAACTGAGGGAAAGATTCAAAGGACGTATTCCCGTGGGACGCTTTGGAGATACAGCGGAAATAGCTAACCTCGCTTCTTACTTAGTCAGCGATTACGCCAATTGGCTTACAGGACACGTACGTGAATAGTCTCCGTTCCCAGACCCTCTTTACCCCTTGCATGTGGGAAAGAGGATTTGGAGGCGCATATCTCCGATTCTAATGCATACATGCAGACTGTTGTGCTTGATGGAGGAGAATTGGCCTATTCGTCAGGAGAATTCAACGCAATGACCGAagtcaaaaatttttgaatCCTCCTCACGAATACAAGTTCCCTGTTGTAGGTTCCAGAGGAAAAGTGGGATGCCTTGGAAACAATGATAAGGCAAGTGAAAGGGTCCTGAACTACTGTTTGTTGCAAAACGACGAGTTTTCGCGATTGAAGTCGGTAAaaaattcattcatttattgtTATTTTGCAGACTTGTGTCAATCAACTACTCCAGTCTTTCGATAATCATAGCTGAAGCTCCGCCACCCCCATTGCAAATACTGGCGCATCCCAATTCACCCGGCTTCAAATTCAACGCCATGTGTCCAACAATTCGAGCGCCAGACAtactaaaaagaaaactccATCAATCCTAATCGTCTCCATATACAACTAGCATACCCAATGGGATGTCCAAGCGAGACGGCGCCACCGTGAACGTTCACCTTCTCCGGATCCAGCCCTAGGATTTTCTGATTTGCGAGTACAACGACGCTGAACGCTTCGTTGATTTCCCACGACGCGATAtcttcctttttcacgcCAGCATTGGCTAATACCTTCGGGACGGCTGCAGCTGGGGCGGTGGGAAAA
The Oscarella lobularis chromosome 3, ooOscLobu1.1, whole genome shotgun sequence DNA segment above includes these coding regions:
- the LOC136184699 gene encoding 2,4-dienoyl-CoA reductase [(3E)-enoyl-CoA-producing], mitochondrial-like encodes the protein MNIGRHSLFRVAAPFLHNLRRSSLFPPRTDVMLPPKTFQDSVALVTGGGTGLGKAMSTTLSTLGATVAIMSRKLDVLEKTAEEISSKTGNKVYPFQVDVRDPKAIASAVDRLVDAVGLPSVVINNAAGNFVSPTERLSPNAVKTVLEIVLHGTAYVTLDVGKRLIKAGQGASFLSIIATYTTSGSGFVVPSAAGKAGVEALTKSLASEWGRYGMRFNCIAPGPIITKGAFSRLDPTGELRERFKGRIPVGRFGDTAEIANLASYLVSDYANWLTGHTVVLDGGELAYSSGEFNAMTEVPEEKWDALETMIRQVKGS